Proteins found in one Triticum aestivum cultivar Chinese Spring chromosome 4D, IWGSC CS RefSeq v2.1, whole genome shotgun sequence genomic segment:
- the LOC123100519 gene encoding uncharacterized acetyltransferase At3g50280: protein MGDVRIVSRRMVRPEPSNRRPPEHQPETIHLTPWDLRMLAVDYIQKGVLLPKPLAATTQGQGRNVPVVDRLSSSFASALGRFYHLAGRLAVNDDGAGAGQTISLRCSDEGAEFVHAVAPGVTVADITAPLCIPRVVWSFFPLNGVLVAEAATGSRPVLAAQVTDLDDGVFVAMSLNHGVADGTTFWHLFNTWSEINRRSVDGGYDCEISSPLPVFERWFPNGCAVPIPVPLGKLDDIVGQRRRAYGQRPPVLECFVRFSGESVKNLVSKANAEMSGSGTTISSLQAMLAHLWRAVCRARRLAPEQDTRYVLLVGCRGRVDGVPAAYSGSAVSHVAADSTAGEILEKGLGRAAWLLNRAVASFDGARERGKLAAWAREPSFALPPALARGAEAPALLLTGSSPRFDVYGNDFGWGAPVAVRSGGGSKLAGKATVYEGGCGAGSMAL, encoded by the coding sequence ATGGGCGATGTCCGGATCGTGTCCCGGCGCATGGTCCGCCCGGAGCCAAGCAACCGCCGGCCGCCGGAGCATCAGCCGGAGACCATCCACCTGACGCCGTGGGATCTTCGGATGCTGGCCGTGGACTACATCCAGAAGGGCGTGCTCCTGCCCAAGCCCCTCGCCGCCACCACCCAAGGACAGGGACGCAACGTCCCCGTCGTGGACCGCCTCTCGTCGTCCTTTGCGAGCGCCCTGGGCCGCTTCTACCacctcgccggccgcctcgccgtcaACGACGACGGGGCCGGAGCCGGCCAAACCATCTCGCTCCGGTGCAGCGACGAGGGCGCCGAGTTCGTGCACGCCGTGGCGCCGGGTGTCACCGTCGCGGACATCACCGCCCCGCTATGCATCCCGCGGGTGGTCTGGTCCTTCTTCCCGCTCAACGGGGTGCTCGTCGCGGAGGCCGCCACGGGCTCCCGCCCGGTGCTGGCCGCGCAGGTCACCGACCTCGACGACGGCGTCTTCGTTGCCATGTCGCtcaaccacggggtggccgacggGACCACCTTCTGGCATCTGTTCAACACTTGGTCGGAGATCAACCGGCGCAGTGTCGACGGCGGCTACGACTGCGAGATCTCCTCGCCGTTGCCGGTGTTCGAGAGGTGGTTCCCGAACGGCTGCGCCGTCCCCATCCCTGTACCCTTGGGCAAGCTGGACGACATCGTGGGGCAGCGTCGACGTGCATATGGCCAGCGCCCGCCGGTGCTGGAATGCTTCGTGCGTTTCTCCGGGGAGAGCGTGAAAAATCTCGTGTCGAAGGCGAACGCCGAGATGTCAGGATCTGGCACCACCATCTCCTCGCTGCAGGCCATGCTCGCTCACCTGTGGCGCGCGGTGTGCCGCGCCAGGAGGCTGGCGCCAGAGCAGGACACGCGGTACGTCCTCCTCGTCGGATGCCGGGGCCGCGTGGACGGCGTGCCGGCGGCCTACTCTGGCAGCGCAGTCTCGCACGTCGCGGCCGATTCCACCGCCGGCGAGATCCTCGAGAAAGGGCTGGGCCGCGCGGCGTGGTTGCTGAACAGGGCCGTGGCGTCGTTCGACGGGGCGCGCGAGAGGGGGAAGCTCGCGGCCTGGGCCCGGGAGCCCAGCTTCGCGTTGCCGCCGGCGCTCGCGCGGGGCGCCGAAGCTCCTGCGCTGCTGTTGACGGGGAGCTCGCCGCGGTTCGACGTGTACGGCAACGACTTCGGGTGGGGCGCACCGGTGGCGGTGCGGAGCGGCGGGGGGAGCAAGCTGGCCGGGAAGGCGACGGTGTACGAGGGCGGGTGCGGCGCCGGGAGCATGGCGCTGTAG